A single Cydia pomonella isolate Wapato2018A unplaced genomic scaffold, ilCydPomo1 PGA_scaffold_199, whole genome shotgun sequence DNA region contains:
- the LOC133533697 gene encoding odorant receptor 13a-like isoform X3: MIVGMLYPTPETAVCRLLGIALVLISISPAALIALLDVWHSWQRGDIINIVRHITVLGPCLAAIFKMMLFYYTRDEAWRIIRKIDADHARYNILSESHKEIARRHIQNTQYYSEKCWAITVAVTVLTFPLTAVVLNFYNFVFKEEPVKYMIHDLEKPFSPPEDRFASPYFEIMFGYMAYCSLWYIISFIGFDAFFGVTINHACMKLELACKIMEDAMLEEDRDSRQRRMKEVISEQNDFFSMVELIQETFNFWLGLIVIATMCQICNCMYQIIEGYGIDPKYIIFILGTIAHIYLPCRYAAKLQVTALDVATHLYCCGWEHVNDERARKMVAFMIARAQVPLKITAFNMFYFDMDLFVSILQTSYSLFTLLRS; encoded by the exons CTCTAGTACTGATATCAATTTCACCGGCGGCTCTCATCGCTCTTCTTGACGTATGGCATAGCTGGCAGCGAGGGGACATCATCAACATCGTCAGACATATCACCGTGTTGGGGCCATGTCTTGCAGCGATTTTTAAG atgatgctATTCTATTACACACGGGATGAGGCGTGGCGTATCATCAGAAAGATAGATGCAGATCACGCACGGTATAATATACTTTCCGAATCGCATAAAGAAATCGCTCGTCGTCACATACAGAACACACAATACTACAG CGAAAAATGCTGGGCCATAACAGTCGCCGTTACCGTCCTCACGTTTCCACTCACCGCTGTCGTACTCAACTTCTACAATTTCGTCTTCAAAGAGGAACCCGTCAAATACATGATCCATGATCTAGAAAAACCATTTTCACCCCCAGAAGACAGATTTGCATCcccatattttgaaataatgttTGGCTATATGGCGTACTGTTCGCTGTGGTATATTATCAGTTTTATAGGATTTGATGCGTTTTTCGGTGTAACTATTAACCATGCTTGTATGAAGTTGGAGTTGGCTTGTAAAATAATGGAGGATGCTATGTTAGAGGAGGATAGAGATAGTCGGCAGAGAAGGATGAAGGAAGTAATATCGGAGCAGAATGACTTTTTTAG tatgGTGGAACTAATACAAGAAACATTCAACTTTTGGCTTGGTTTAATCGTCATAGCAACAATGTGTCAGATATGCAACTGCATGTACCAAATTATTGAG GGGTATGGAATTGATCCCAAATACATAATATTCATTTTAGGCACCATCGCGCACATCTATCTGCCATGCCGATATGCGGCCAAGTTACAAGTTACC GCACTAGATGTCGCCACACATCTATACTGCTGCGGTTGGGAGCACGTGAACGACGAGCGAGCGCGCAAGATGGTCGCCTTCATGATTGCACGAGCACAG GTCCCACTGAAGATCACAGCcttcaatatgttttatttcgATATGGACCTTTTCGTTTCT